A stretch of DNA from Ferrimicrobium acidiphilum DSM 19497:
CAGGGTCTGGCTTAGGATTGCTTGCTATGAGTGAGACTGGAAAGAGCACGAAGAGGAGATATATAACACTGTGACAAGGAGGATCGATGGCAGCTAGACGATTGCGAGTTATTGACCCATCGGGACTCCATGCCAGACCTGCAGCTCGGTTCGTAAGGGCTATGCATGCTGCAGGAGTAGAAGGCACGGTGTCCAAGGGCGACAAGGTGGCTAGTGTTGGTAGCATTCTGGAGATTCTTGGCCTTGGAGTCGATGCCGGGGAGGTGATCGTACTGGACCTTAGCGAACAGGCCGACGATGTCATTGCTAGTCTCGCTGACCTTATTGAGCCCTGCAATGATAATGGTGAGAGCTTGTGATTTAGGCTTGAGTGATTCTA
This window harbors:
- a CDS encoding HPr family phosphocarrier protein, yielding MAARRLRVIDPSGLHARPAARFVRAMHAAGVEGTVSKGDKVASVGSILEILGLGVDAGEVIVLDLSEQADDVIASLADLIEPCNDNGESL